Proteins from a single region of Aquirhabdus parva:
- a CDS encoding fatty acid desaturase, translated as MNTLNTEIMNAVPINAMFVDRSGLVDDLHDLYARTKAKIGDEDIRHIEKIDAYSKAIKARSLELLQNGESKNAFKHGVILYMLHSLLEFSELGHNIMHGGYNHLANAGQYHSDKFEWNFLIDPEEWKTMHHQNHHPFTNIVGKDHDIGYSFMRFFASQSWYGHHAIQPAFFALATFSSLPFTIFTATSAARTQGRKVLSKATFTKSIALVKKHALKNYIKEPLAAKPSRLLHTLFGNYLGATLGSDFVAFILALEHHAPNVKLFADTGDHETEEQYFIRQIYGTTNFTPSHRLNAYFKNILDQEVSFANPPDFEVFYGGLTTHLEHHLFPDLPCNRQREIVGEVKAILAKYDLPYNTIAFEDSTKHIIKSMFEWMPPIGDREVADPISLLRKPKELFQRLKNGFQFKTPDIYTYFKAPRFYNVPAKVVSTRIEANGQALSIHLQKPEGWEEVIWEAGAYLSVRFTIDNVDYVRQYSLTSDANYSQTMNITVKRVDHGLISNHINDHVKAGDIVTLIGLPQNDSGFVANDSALAPVYIAGGVGITPIISLIEKHVHENPNKPATLLYFNRNPQSVIFEPELKKLAKRSQLKIYFICDQHTDASVDMIEGRLSSDLLEGLLGDVAAYNYFVCSPPIVIQLAKQYLTQLGVPAEQFHHESFTTPEIKRAVSDGMQYTIMLSKSNRQIVIDSTITLLEATEKAGLSLPSGCKRGLCKACVCTKTSGQTLMNDKISSQENSSITLCNSFAKSDIVLDI; from the coding sequence ATGAACACATTGAATACTGAAATCATGAATGCGGTTCCAATCAATGCAATGTTCGTTGATCGCAGTGGGCTGGTTGATGATCTACATGATCTCTATGCGCGCACCAAAGCCAAAATTGGCGATGAGGATATTCGTCATATTGAAAAAATAGATGCTTATTCAAAAGCGATTAAGGCGAGAAGTTTAGAGCTGTTGCAAAACGGAGAGTCAAAAAATGCATTTAAACATGGCGTGATTTTATACATGTTGCACAGCTTGCTCGAGTTTTCAGAGTTGGGGCACAACATTATGCACGGTGGCTACAACCACCTCGCCAATGCGGGTCAATATCATTCAGACAAATTTGAATGGAACTTTTTGATTGATCCTGAAGAATGGAAAACGATGCATCATCAAAACCATCATCCATTTACCAACATTGTAGGAAAGGACCATGATATCGGCTATTCCTTTATGCGTTTTTTCGCATCGCAATCTTGGTATGGACATCATGCGATACAACCAGCGTTTTTTGCGTTAGCGACATTCAGTAGTCTGCCCTTTACGATCTTTACGGCTACGTCTGCTGCACGCACCCAAGGGCGTAAAGTATTGAGTAAGGCAACTTTTACTAAAAGTATTGCACTGGTTAAAAAACATGCTTTAAAAAATTACATCAAAGAACCCTTAGCTGCTAAACCAAGCCGCTTACTCCACACTCTGTTTGGCAATTACCTTGGGGCAACATTGGGTTCGGATTTTGTTGCGTTCATTTTAGCATTGGAACACCATGCCCCAAATGTAAAGCTGTTCGCCGACACGGGAGATCATGAGACCGAAGAACAATATTTCATTCGCCAAATTTATGGAACGACTAACTTCACGCCGAGTCACCGGCTGAATGCATACTTTAAAAATATTCTAGATCAAGAGGTGTCATTTGCTAATCCACCTGATTTTGAGGTGTTTTACGGTGGGTTAACCACACACCTTGAACACCATTTATTTCCTGACCTACCGTGTAATCGTCAGCGTGAAATTGTGGGAGAAGTCAAAGCTATATTGGCGAAGTATGATCTCCCCTACAATACGATTGCATTTGAAGATTCTACAAAGCATATCATCAAGTCGATGTTTGAGTGGATGCCACCGATTGGCGACAGAGAAGTGGCTGATCCAATCAGTTTACTCCGTAAACCCAAAGAGCTGTTTCAGCGACTGAAAAATGGTTTTCAGTTTAAAACACCAGATATCTACACTTACTTCAAAGCTCCCAGATTTTATAATGTCCCTGCAAAAGTAGTGAGCACTCGTATTGAGGCGAATGGACAAGCCCTTTCAATCCACCTGCAAAAACCAGAGGGATGGGAAGAGGTTATCTGGGAAGCTGGTGCGTATCTTTCGGTGAGGTTTACGATTGATAACGTGGATTATGTCCGCCAATACAGCTTAACCTCTGATGCCAACTACTCACAAACGATGAACATTACCGTCAAGCGCGTTGATCATGGTCTGATCTCGAACCATATCAATGATCACGTCAAGGCAGGCGATATCGTTACCCTCATTGGACTGCCACAAAATGACAGTGGCTTTGTGGCTAATGACTCTGCGTTAGCGCCTGTCTATATTGCTGGTGGTGTTGGTATTACACCGATTATTAGCTTGATCGAAAAGCATGTTCATGAGAATCCGAATAAACCAGCAACCTTGCTCTATTTTAACCGCAACCCTCAATCCGTCATTTTTGAACCTGAATTGAAGAAATTGGCGAAACGTTCACAACTCAAAATATATTTCATTTGTGATCAACACACGGATGCATCAGTCGATATGATCGAAGGCCGACTTAGTTCTGATTTGCTAGAGGGGTTACTCGGGGATGTCGCTGCTTATAATTATTTTGTTTGTTCACCGCCGATCGTCATTCAATTAGCCAAGCAATATCTCACACAATTAGGTGTTCCTGCCGAACAGTTCCACCATGAAAGCTTTACGACCCCTGAAATCAAACGTGCTGTATCGGATGGGATGCAGTACACGATTATGCTGAGCAAAAGTAATCGACAAATTGTCATCGACAGTACGATTACTTTGTTAGAAGCCACTGAAAAAGCAGGATTGTCATTACCGTCAGGCTGTAAACGCGGTTTATGTAAAGCCTGTGTTTGTACGAAAACCAGTGGGCAAACACTGATGAATGATAAAATCAGCAGTCAAGAAAATAGCTCGATTACGTTGTGCAATAGCTTTGCAAAATCAGACATCGTCTTGGATATTTAA
- a CDS encoding TetR/AcrR family transcriptional regulator, which produces MARPRKFEGEIITFEKILNAARLEFADQSHAARLEDIGKRCGLTRTAILHHFGSKKVLLDAVFEQAVNNASARVLRVAQANEDNYAETIRSIALALRQLEKDEPGTSAVVAHVLLTKPVVEPLKKIFQDLLGLITRLVIKAGGGQHHSHDLIRAAIAHIFMGELNRLALGTQAQDYWGEADPLMPILNHFFQLPTL; this is translated from the coding sequence ATGGCTAGACCCAGAAAATTTGAAGGTGAGATCATCACCTTTGAAAAAATTCTTAACGCGGCGCGCTTAGAGTTTGCCGACCAAAGTCACGCCGCACGTCTTGAAGACATCGGAAAACGATGCGGCCTTACTCGCACTGCCATCCTTCATCACTTTGGATCCAAGAAAGTTCTACTCGATGCTGTCTTTGAGCAGGCGGTCAATAATGCAAGCGCTCGTGTTCTACGCGTGGCACAAGCCAATGAAGATAATTATGCTGAAACCATTCGTAGTATCGCCTTAGCACTGCGTCAACTCGAAAAGGATGAGCCAGGTACTTCCGCAGTGGTCGCACATGTGCTACTGACCAAACCCGTTGTTGAACCCCTTAAAAAGATTTTCCAAGACCTGTTGGGATTGATCACGCGGCTGGTCATAAAAGCAGGAGGAGGACAACATCATTCTCACGATCTTATCCGTGCAGCAATTGCCCACATATTCATGGGTGAACTAAACCGCCTAGCGCTAGGTACTCAGGCTCAAGACTATTGGGGCGAAGCTGATCCGCTCATGCCAATTCTCAATCATTTCTTCCAACTGCCAACTCTTTGA
- the bla gene encoding subclass B3 metallo-beta-lactamase gives MMILISLCLTVLSVGRASAQNPPEWTAPFPPFKIAGNLYYVGGKDLASYLVTTPQGNILINSNLEETVPQIRASVEKLGFKFSDIKILLISHAHRDHDAGSNRIKTLTGAKYEVMDEDVSVVESGGKTDFAYGNDPTTPKYAPTHVDRVLHDGDVVKLGGTELVAHLTPGHTKGCTTWTMKVTEGGKTYNVVIVGSTGINPGYNLVDSKVYPQMAADYEKTFRVLKSLPTDIFLGAHGGYFDLEAKYPRYQKVGFTAFVDPVGYQQFVKERELGFREELAKQRAGR, from the coding sequence CTGATGATCCTGATCAGTCTCTGTTTGACTGTTCTTAGCGTCGGTCGTGCCTCTGCCCAGAATCCACCTGAATGGACGGCACCATTTCCACCCTTCAAGATCGCAGGCAATCTCTACTATGTGGGCGGTAAAGACCTTGCAAGCTATCTCGTCACCACACCGCAAGGCAATATCCTGATTAATAGCAATCTGGAGGAAACCGTGCCGCAGATTCGCGCCAGTGTCGAGAAGCTGGGCTTTAAGTTTTCGGATATCAAAATCCTGCTGATCAGCCATGCACACCGTGATCATGATGCGGGGAGTAACCGAATCAAGACCCTGACGGGTGCGAAGTATGAGGTGATGGATGAGGATGTGTCGGTGGTGGAGTCGGGCGGTAAGACTGACTTTGCCTATGGCAATGATCCCACCACGCCAAAGTACGCCCCAACCCATGTGGATCGGGTGCTGCATGATGGTGATGTGGTGAAGCTTGGTGGTACGGAGCTCGTTGCGCATCTGACGCCCGGCCATACCAAGGGCTGCACCACATGGACGATGAAGGTGACTGAGGGAGGCAAGACTTATAACGTGGTGATCGTCGGTAGTACGGGGATTAATCCGGGTTATAACCTCGTGGATAGCAAAGTTTATCCGCAGATGGCGGCGGATTATGAAAAGACCTTTAGGGTGTTGAAGTCTTTACCTACCGATATTTTCCTTGGCGCGCATGGTGGCTACTTTGATCTGGAGGCGAAGTATCCGCGCTATCAGAAAGTTGGGTTTACGGCTTTTGTGGATCCGGTGGGGTATCAGCAGTTTGTGAAAGAGCGGGAGCTGGGGTTTCGGGAGGAGTTAGCGAAGCAGCGGGCGGGGCGGTGA
- a CDS encoding tetratricopeptide repeat protein has product MIKRRFAHTCVIACALLFAQGMNAAASTITTTEDAAIQALQKAASEGDVYAQRDLGYRYRDGLGVAANPTTAYEYFLQAAQQGDRDAMATVAEIYRMGQGTETNPTEAFNWYKKAAESGDPMSQFALALLYKSGSGTEVNIPEAIRWYRQSAEQGVAAAQYNLSYMTATGHDLPKDYVEAYSRIIIVIALAGDRMLLLTAMAKDTKSFLAARMTKPQIKRAKLRAAAWLADHPPAEYANINVQRSDTTQKTP; this is encoded by the coding sequence ATGATCAAGCGCCGTTTCGCGCATACATGCGTTATAGCATGTGCCCTTTTATTCGCGCAGGGGATGAATGCTGCTGCATCAACCATCACCACCACGGAGGATGCGGCCATCCAAGCATTGCAAAAAGCCGCCTCCGAAGGCGATGTCTATGCTCAGCGTGATCTGGGCTATCGCTATCGTGACGGCTTAGGCGTTGCAGCGAATCCGACCACCGCATATGAATACTTTCTACAAGCCGCGCAGCAAGGCGATCGCGATGCCATGGCTACCGTGGCAGAGATATACCGCATGGGTCAAGGCACCGAAACCAACCCCACTGAAGCTTTTAATTGGTATAAAAAAGCCGCCGAAAGCGGGGACCCGATGTCCCAATTCGCTCTAGCGCTGCTTTACAAAAGTGGCTCAGGCACAGAGGTCAACATCCCCGAAGCCATTCGTTGGTATCGCCAATCCGCCGAGCAAGGGGTTGCGGCAGCGCAATATAATTTGAGCTACATGACCGCGACAGGGCATGACCTCCCCAAAGATTATGTCGAAGCCTACTCAAGAATCATCATCGTCATCGCCTTAGCGGGTGACCGAATGTTGCTACTCACCGCCATGGCCAAGGACACGAAGTCATTTCTCGCCGCACGCATGACCAAGCCGCAAATCAAGCGCGCCAAGCTGCGCGCCGCCGCATGGCTCGCTGATCACCCACCAGCCGAGTACGCCAACATCAATGTCCAGCGCAGCGATACTACTCAAAAGACACCTTAA
- a CDS encoding TonB-dependent receptor plug domain-containing protein produces the protein MKQNRLSQSLRVIFTGSVSVGLGLMAAHAYAEDAVQRVEVTGSSIKGVAAQSTSPITVIKTADLAKLGITTASEALSSISAVQTQITVASNVGGTGGVGAAADMRGLGSSHTLVLLNGRRMPTSPNDGAAVDLNIIPLDALDRIEVLKDGASAIYGADAVAGVINFITKRSYQGLIGSVEGSDPTHSGGGSSTHFNLTGGHGDLDSDGYNVFGVVDFQQQQPLSAIDRSFTSQGGIRPDLGLDSTSGNSFPANVTSKVPKVYANPFGDTCKPPFSNPTGDGTCRYNYPALANIVPQSKQFSFLGKGTLKLDENNKLGVEYIHAQSEVGNTSAADISWAGTTINASSKYYPGNGITPGIDGVTGQPLAVNFRTVDAGVRQDESYNVADRLLFTADGTQYGWDYDGGIALNRSTAKSRVVAGYLNSDLIQQAVENGTLNPFGPQAAGDPDVYAASGLKGTFINAKSTSVGADFKISREIFQLPAGGVGFALGTSYRHEKMSFDYNRDITAVSNGLSLQDANGREGSRDISAVFTELHVPILKTLEAQFAVRYDRYSDVGGSTNPKVSFRWEPMKEVMFRTSYSTGFRAPSLYELHSENTRGLTAGKYSDPVLCPGGVVAPNGVASRDCKQQLYQLTGGNTDLKPETSRSYGFGTVIQPVKDVTVSIDYFNVLLKHQVDTLSEADIFNDYEKYSGLYVRNPDGSLNYVTNTNFNLGNSRTSGVDFSFDWRLPETPVGRFNLSLDGTLVQSYKYQTEENGPYEQRAGVYAGTNPISRWRHTAGLNWKNGDWSAVLQQTFQTGYKDQNLTGTDGADDRSVGSYMRYNLSGTYSGFKNATLTLGVKNLFNKNPPATNQQDQLQVGYDPRYTDPLGRVIFLRGTYKFM, from the coding sequence ATGAAACAAAATCGGTTATCTCAATCACTTCGAGTGATCTTCACGGGCAGTGTGTCCGTGGGGTTAGGTTTAATGGCTGCGCATGCGTATGCAGAAGACGCCGTGCAGCGGGTAGAAGTGACAGGGTCATCGATTAAGGGCGTTGCGGCACAAAGTACCTCTCCCATTACCGTGATTAAAACCGCGGATCTTGCCAAGCTCGGCATCACCACCGCGTCTGAAGCATTAAGCTCAATTTCTGCAGTGCAAACCCAAATCACCGTCGCCAGCAACGTGGGCGGTACCGGTGGTGTGGGCGCTGCTGCTGACATGCGCGGTCTGGGCAGTAGCCATACGCTGGTTTTGCTTAATGGCCGCCGTATGCCGACCAGCCCGAATGATGGTGCAGCTGTTGATCTGAATATCATTCCGCTGGATGCCCTTGATCGCATCGAAGTGCTTAAGGACGGTGCATCGGCGATTTACGGTGCGGATGCGGTTGCTGGTGTAATCAACTTTATCACCAAGCGTTCTTATCAAGGTCTGATTGGTTCTGTAGAGGGCAGCGATCCGACCCATAGCGGTGGTGGCAGCTCAACCCATTTCAACTTGACTGGCGGTCATGGTGATCTCGACAGCGACGGCTATAACGTATTTGGTGTTGTGGATTTCCAACAACAACAACCGCTCAGTGCAATCGATCGCAGTTTCACCAGCCAAGGCGGTATCCGTCCTGATCTGGGTCTGGATTCGACCAGTGGTAACTCATTCCCAGCCAACGTGACCAGCAAGGTACCAAAAGTGTATGCCAATCCTTTTGGTGACACTTGTAAACCGCCTTTCTCCAATCCAACAGGGGATGGCACCTGCCGTTATAACTATCCTGCACTTGCGAACATTGTGCCGCAAAGCAAGCAGTTTAGCTTTTTGGGTAAAGGCACTCTGAAGCTGGATGAGAACAATAAGTTGGGTGTGGAATATATCCACGCGCAAAGTGAAGTGGGTAATACCTCTGCTGCGGATATTTCATGGGCTGGCACGACGATCAACGCTTCAAGCAAATACTATCCAGGCAATGGCATTACTCCAGGCATTGATGGTGTTACAGGTCAACCTTTGGCAGTGAACTTCCGTACCGTGGATGCAGGTGTGCGCCAAGACGAAAGCTATAACGTTGCTGATCGCTTGCTCTTCACCGCAGACGGCACGCAATATGGCTGGGACTATGACGGTGGTATCGCATTGAACCGTTCTACGGCGAAGAGCCGTGTAGTGGCTGGTTATTTGAATAGCGATTTGATCCAGCAAGCGGTGGAAAACGGTACGCTGAATCCCTTTGGTCCACAAGCGGCAGGCGACCCAGATGTCTATGCCGCTTCAGGCCTAAAAGGCACGTTTATCAATGCGAAATCGACTTCGGTCGGTGCTGACTTCAAAATCAGCCGTGAAATATTCCAATTGCCAGCCGGTGGTGTGGGCTTTGCGCTCGGAACCTCTTACCGTCATGAGAAGATGAGCTTTGATTACAACCGCGACATCACAGCGGTTAGTAATGGCTTGTCCCTGCAAGATGCCAATGGCAGAGAAGGCAGCCGTGACATCAGTGCGGTCTTTACTGAACTGCATGTACCAATCCTGAAAACCTTGGAAGCGCAATTCGCGGTGCGTTATGACCGTTATAGCGATGTCGGTGGCAGTACCAATCCGAAAGTGTCTTTCCGTTGGGAACCGATGAAAGAAGTGATGTTCCGTACCTCGTATAGCACGGGTTTCCGCGCACCGAGCTTATATGAACTGCACAGTGAAAACACCCGTGGCTTAACCGCTGGTAAGTACAGCGATCCAGTGCTCTGTCCAGGCGGCGTGGTTGCACCAAACGGCGTAGCGTCACGTGACTGTAAACAGCAGTTGTATCAATTGACCGGTGGTAATACCGATCTTAAGCCAGAGACTTCACGTTCATATGGTTTTGGTACGGTGATTCAGCCGGTTAAAGATGTCACGGTATCGATCGACTACTTTAATGTGCTGCTGAAGCATCAAGTGGATACGCTGTCAGAAGCGGATATTTTCAATGACTATGAAAAATATTCAGGCTTGTATGTCCGCAATCCCGATGGTTCATTGAACTATGTGACCAACACCAATTTCAACTTGGGCAACAGCCGTACTTCGGGTGTGGATTTCAGCTTTGACTGGCGCTTGCCAGAGACCCCAGTGGGTCGTTTTAACCTAAGTCTGGATGGTACTTTGGTACAAAGCTACAAGTATCAAACCGAAGAAAATGGTCCTTACGAGCAAAGAGCGGGTGTTTATGCTGGAACCAATCCGATCTCTCGCTGGCGCCATACTGCGGGTCTGAACTGGAAAAACGGGGATTGGAGCGCAGTGCTGCAACAAACCTTCCAAACGGGTTATAAGGATCAAAACCTGACCGGTACCGATGGTGCGGATGATCGCAGTGTAGGTTCTTATATGCGCTACAACCTGTCAGGTACGTATTCTGGATTTAAGAATGCAACGCTGACCTTGGGTGTGAAGAACTTGTTCAACAAGAACCCACCTGCAACCAATCAACAAGATCAGTTGCAAGTGGGCTACGATCCACGCTATACCGATCCGCTGGGTCGTGTGATCTTCTTACGTGGTACTTACAAGTTCATGTAA
- a CDS encoding zinc metalloprotease, with protein MQQRITMQLGKVTPLMLAIMLVGCGEGGDSASAPSSMASSAAKQTTGTAVVKAAPAVVPAGLYISEVAGNFRKDKDYDAGTTNNSVAWVELYNNQNVAVRLQDYVLRTGGLKLNDPTSISQSVSFALPKVSIPAHGYVVLAGRKSPELKNTYVNENSKVVYILDSTKTYLPYWDNASGFIELQSVKTATVAAKTLDFVRFGSSTTSPLTAGAWSGANVPAFATPAANYVGSQSVDPLDTHDQSIVRLTSAFNVSKTKADWTLVNFPTSGGPNDVAAGVVDSDHDGIPDTAKVAGGTFAGLDLYTMGARPGRKDMFIQVDYLAANPATGTKESVIVPAEAALTKMVDAFTPHQIAVHFDAGTIYSANVDSAHYNLEGKSHERPFSSCTQVSVPSAGCNTLFSYYTQNVDPRRRAFFRYAMFASSIAADGSSSSSGISELPGNKVLVTLHGFLTDPLNANGQQMRTNFQAATLMHEVGHSLSLRHGGDELYVNYKPNYVSIMNYLYQLSGVPTSGTNSDAVERYYLQLNDYYGIVVPNTSNPGTTYNAYSYPYTALPHGPTTNTFKLDYSDGSSSNMDEGALNEGSYIGRGAGVGAAVFGDWNYDGVRQNAAYQYSITGQTDNFGNPIYAVLHDFNDWGHLALVTGKNYNLVGVAQSYGIGGYQPPLVKTSRVQTEDALPAHVLAHFKQLSSQ; from the coding sequence ATGCAACAACGCATAACAATGCAACTGGGGAAAGTCACACCATTGATGTTAGCGATCATGTTGGTCGGGTGTGGGGAAGGTGGGGATAGCGCATCAGCACCGTCATCAATGGCGAGTTCTGCGGCGAAACAAACCACTGGTACTGCAGTAGTGAAAGCGGCACCAGCGGTGGTGCCTGCGGGACTATATATCAGTGAGGTGGCAGGCAATTTCCGTAAGGATAAAGATTACGATGCGGGCACGACCAACAATAGCGTGGCGTGGGTCGAGCTATATAACAACCAGAATGTAGCCGTGCGCTTGCAGGATTATGTGTTGCGTACCGGCGGTCTTAAATTAAATGATCCGACGTCAATCAGTCAGTCAGTGAGTTTTGCGCTACCAAAGGTGTCGATTCCTGCCCACGGTTATGTGGTGCTGGCGGGTCGAAAATCACCTGAGCTGAAAAACACTTACGTCAATGAAAACAGTAAGGTGGTGTATATCCTTGATTCCACCAAGACCTATTTGCCGTATTGGGATAATGCTTCGGGCTTCATTGAACTGCAATCGGTAAAGACGGCAACGGTTGCCGCAAAGACGCTAGACTTTGTCCGCTTTGGCAGCAGCACAACGTCACCATTGACGGCAGGCGCATGGTCGGGCGCCAATGTGCCAGCCTTTGCGACTCCAGCAGCCAATTATGTTGGCAGTCAATCCGTTGATCCATTGGATACTCATGATCAGTCGATTGTGCGTCTGACCAGTGCATTTAATGTCTCAAAGACCAAAGCGGATTGGACCTTGGTCAACTTTCCAACTTCAGGTGGCCCCAATGATGTGGCGGCAGGCGTAGTGGACAGTGATCATGACGGCATTCCCGATACCGCCAAAGTGGCTGGCGGTACTTTTGCTGGTTTAGACCTCTATACCATGGGCGCGCGTCCGGGACGTAAAGATATGTTTATTCAAGTGGACTATCTGGCGGCCAATCCAGCGACAGGAACCAAAGAGTCGGTGATTGTGCCCGCTGAGGCCGCACTGACTAAAATGGTTGATGCGTTCACGCCGCATCAGATTGCCGTGCACTTTGATGCCGGCACGATCTATTCTGCCAACGTGGATAGCGCACATTACAATCTGGAAGGCAAGAGCCACGAACGTCCTTTCTCCAGCTGTACGCAAGTCTCGGTGCCGAGTGCAGGCTGTAATACGTTGTTTAGTTACTATACGCAAAACGTCGATCCGCGTCGTCGCGCTTTCTTCCGCTATGCGATGTTTGCATCGTCGATTGCAGCGGATGGCAGTTCTTCATCTTCAGGGATTTCAGAATTACCGGGCAATAAAGTGCTGGTGACGCTGCATGGTTTCCTGACCGATCCTTTAAATGCCAATGGCCAGCAAATGCGCACCAATTTCCAAGCCGCAACCTTGATGCATGAAGTGGGTCATAGCTTGAGCTTAAGACATGGTGGGGATGAGCTGTATGTCAATTACAAACCCAACTATGTCAGTATCATGAACTATCTCTATCAGCTCTCTGGTGTGCCGACTTCGGGCACCAATAGTGATGCCGTAGAGCGCTACTATCTGCAACTCAATGATTATTATGGCATCGTTGTACCCAATACCAGTAATCCGGGAACGACCTATAACGCCTATTCGTACCCCTACACGGCACTCCCGCATGGCCCGACTACCAATACCTTTAAACTGGATTATTCGGATGGTTCAAGCAGTAATATGGATGAAGGTGCATTGAACGAAGGGTCGTATATCGGACGCGGTGCGGGGGTGGGTGCGGCGGTGTTTGGTGATTGGAATTATGATGGCGTGAGACAAAATGCCGCCTATCAGTATTCGATTACCGGCCAGACCGATAACTTTGGTAATCCGATCTATGCGGTGCTGCATGATTTCAATGATTGGGGTCATCTGGCATTGGTCACCGGTAAGAACTATAACTTGGTGGGCGTTGCGCAAAGTTATGGCATTGGCGGATATCAACCTCCGCTGGTGAAAACCAGTCGAGTGCAAACTGAAGACGCATTGCCAGCCCATGTTTTGGCGCACTTCAAGCAATTGAGTAGCCAATAA
- a CDS encoding Vgb family protein → MASDSHNPQVPTSFLDIEQHGLKTLHVPGFVDFMAAEADAIWATNQDRVEKYRLGSDTPIASVAVPAPVGVMVTAFGSLWVASHTDQAIYRVSLAEMCVEAVIPTGLADASQVAVAGRVINGTGELSIAAGAGSIWVVSDVAGVLSRIDPQSNTVIAQIAIAPFSYNVAFGHDALWVSNPKQGGVQRIDPISNHVVATIAVGEIPWFIAAGEGAVWSLNQGDGTVSRIDPQTHEVIPISLPIEAAGDGGDLTTGGGQVWVRTTGVLLMAIDPHSLEITKTYGPSAGVGSGGVMVAGDHVWVTAHDIDRVWVLNTR, encoded by the coding sequence ATGGCGAGCGACTCTCATAACCCGCAAGTCCCTACATCTTTTTTGGACATCGAGCAACATGGGCTTAAGACGCTGCATGTGCCTGGCTTTGTCGATTTTATGGCGGCAGAAGCAGATGCCATCTGGGCGACCAATCAGGATCGGGTGGAGAAATATAGGCTCGGGTCAGACACGCCAATTGCCAGCGTAGCGGTACCTGCACCTGTGGGGGTGATGGTTACGGCATTTGGCTCTCTGTGGGTGGCGAGTCACACTGATCAGGCCATCTATCGTGTGAGCCTTGCGGAGATGTGCGTCGAAGCGGTGATCCCGACAGGGCTTGCGGATGCCTCGCAGGTCGCAGTGGCAGGGAGAGTGATCAATGGCACGGGGGAGCTGAGTATCGCGGCGGGTGCGGGATCAATCTGGGTGGTGAGTGATGTGGCAGGTGTGCTGTCGCGCATAGATCCCCAGAGTAATACGGTGATCGCCCAGATTGCGATCGCGCCTTTTTCTTATAACGTTGCCTTTGGTCATGATGCGCTGTGGGTGTCCAATCCAAAGCAGGGAGGTGTGCAGCGTATTGATCCGATCAGCAATCACGTGGTGGCGACCATCGCGGTGGGGGAGATTCCGTGGTTTATCGCAGCGGGTGAGGGGGCGGTGTGGAGCTTGAATCAGGGCGATGGCACGGTGAGCCGGATTGACCCCCAAACCCATGAGGTGATCCCCATTTCGCTTCCGATTGAGGCCGCAGGGGATGGTGGTGATTTAACCACGGGCGGTGGTCAGGTGTGGGTGAGAACCACGGGTGTACTGCTGATGGCGATTGATCCGCACAGCCTTGAGATTACCAAGACTTATGGTCCCTCCGCAGGGGTCGGCAGTGGCGGGGTGATGGTAGCGGGCGATCATGTCTGGGTGACTGCACATGATATTGATCGGGTGTGGGTGCTGAATACTCGGTAA